tatatagaaaaatgtAGTTTATAGATGCAATCAAATTCAAATCGCTCATTTGATAGTCTAGTTAGGTGTCGTTGTTTAGGGGTGGAATTATTCTGTGTGAATTTCTGTGATCTTGAGACTAAGATCAAATGTGTTACTTTAAAAGGTTCTCGACTTTAGAACTGTCTGTGTTTTCTTCTTGTTCCAACCTTTTTCTTCTATTACTTCTTTTTTACCATTCTTTCTCCTCCTATATTCGTGCTTTTAACTCTCCATCCTCAATTTCTTCCCAAGTGCCTCAAAATGCCAAAACATATGTTTGTGTTAATTGTTCTCAATGTGTCCCAACAGCGTTCTCACATgtccaataataaaaaaacaatagacACGCACGAGTGTTTGAAACGTGTAGACAGCGTGCCCAACATCAACAATTTGTCATTATCTATGTATTAGTACTTTATTGTAATGGGTGGGTTGATGCATCTGAGATGAATTTTGATGAGATCCTTGAAATTGATTCGCTTGCCACACATAGCTCGCCTACTTAGGATTAAGTATTTCCCATGATAGCTCAATAGTAATTAGcataaattcttttttttttaaattaaaggtTCAAATCTTCATGGCCACTTGTACTGAAAAAACACCAAGATGACAAGGatgaagaataaatttaaatatactaGTTCTCCTAAATAATACATATTGTGATAGGAAACATGAAATCTTAAAATGGCGATTGATGAGCAAGAACtataaacatttttcttttaagaaaagaaagaacgaaagaaaaaaactatgtAATTAGCCAAAAATAACTTAGCATCTTATGTAGCAGCAACTAGAGGTTACAGGAGAATTGAGATTGCACATATCACTAATTCTATTGCATTTCTGAGGGAAgataatatattcaataatctaCCGAATGTTACATTGGCATCGTGCATTTCTTTTGAGAGTGTCCCAACAAATGACATCGACCGCATTGTACAATCCTCTTTGGGCGTTTCAAGTTTTCAACTCTGAGAACTTTCTTTTTTGGCCTTCCGGGTGGGCGACGAACTTTGGGAGGACGTATTGTGATATCAACCTTTGCACCTCCCCCCTCAGCCCCCTCACCCGGCTCCTTCCACAAGCTCTTGTCGAGGATCGGGTATATCATTTGCGAATAAGTTTCACGGAAACTAGCAACAGTGAAACAAGGCTCAGCAAATAGATGAGCATTCTGCCCACAGGACATCAGAGCAGCAGCAGCATGAGCACAAGGCAGACCATATAGTTGCCAACGACGACAAGAACACACGCGACTATGTATCTCCACAATATTTGTCCGCTCAGTTGAGACAATTTCAAACTCAACTTCATTTGCACGAAGTACTTGATAACAACGAGCATCTGCAATTGCCTCAGCGATCCGCTTCTCAGCAGAGGGCACTAGAATGGAGGTCCATCTCATTCCCATTTCACGCCGTTCGTTAAACCAAGATGCCATCTCATTACGGATATGTTCCATCATCTGGACAATGGGGAGCTCGTGACACTCAAGTGCCCAATTATATAACAACTCTGTAACCCCTAATGTAAAATGGCCATATCGCACACCTTCAAAATATGCTACTGCCCACAATTGGGGAGGGAAGTGCTGAAACCACGTTATAACTTCCTGTGAGATCTCCACCATTTCAGCAATTTTGCTGTCGAATTCAGCTGCAGTGAGAGCATAAACAGCATTCCAAAAAATATTGACCAACTTTGTGTTTTTAAATGTATCACGAAAATTTTCGCTTACATAACGCAGACAAAATCCATGAAAGGCACTAGGAAAATGTGTCTCGACTGCCTCAACGATGCCTCTTTGTCTTTCAGATAGTATTGTCAATCTTGGCATGCTATCAGTATTTACCCCAAGAAGCTTCCGCAATTCTGACATGAACCACATCCAATTTTCATCACTCTCCACATCAACAACTGCAGTGGCCAATGGGAACAATGAATCATCCGCATCAACAACAGCAGCACAGAGTAGGGCTCCCAAGTATTTTCCTTTAAGATGTGCCCTATCAAGTTCAAGAAGCGGCCTACAGGCATTTATAAACCCATATATCGAGGCACGGTAAGAAATAAACAAGCGCTGGAAACAATTTTCCTGTCCAGTTGCAAAAACTGAAGCAATACTTCCAGGGTTTGTTTTCCTTATTTGTTCACAATATGCAGGAAGAAGGCGATACCCTTCTTCAAAAGTTCCATGAAGTGCAGCCATGCTACGTTCTTTCCCACGCCAAGCTTGCATGTAAGATACAGCAACTCCGTGCTGATCACGGATATCCCGGAGGATTTCCTTGGGTTTATACTGTGGATTATCTCTTACTTGTGCTGCCACAGATCTGGCAACCCATCCCACGGAGGCTTGCTGATGATGAAGATTACGAACACCTTCACAAGTATGCTCGCCATGTAAGGTTCTAACTGTAAAGGTTGGAACTCCAGGGCATTTTGCTACGTGCACACGCCATGGGCAACCTTCCTTGGAACACTTGGCTATAAACCGGCTACGATCAGATTTAACGATTCGAATATCAAAATGCATAGCTATAGCAATATCTTTCAACATTCTCCGGCAAGTTTCAACATCGGGAAATTCTTGTCCAATAACCAGAGTGTGATCTACCAGACTAAGTGCAGTCTCCGACACAATTAAGGAGTGATCAGCCATTTATTCAGAGTATGAAGACACCAGCATCACATGATTCTGCATGTTTTCTTCAtgttgaaatgaagaacaaatattAGACACTCTACTGTACCACACTGCcatagaaaagaagaaagaaagtcGTGTTAGAGGGTAGAATACCAGTATAAACAACCGAGTTCAATAAAACAACTATCAACTTGTTCATTTTGTTAGGATAAGCATCCAAGCTCTAACAAATTATGCAAGCAATGGAAGTTTTCCAGCATTACGCAAGTCAAATCTACAGCTAGACAATATTTTACTTAATTGAAACATAggtaataaatttataaattgatttttaccGTCTTAATATGATTGTGCACAGGGTGAGAATGTGGTATGTACAATAATGATGGTCGACCCAATGGTAACAAGAGTTAAAAAATCCATGAATGCCAAAGAAAGACTCAGTTGCTTACCCAACCTTTCAAAATCTTAGTTTACATAATGGCCAATGTACCAGAACATTTAATAATTTCAAGTTAATAAATAGACCGGAGAATGGGTTAACAAATCAAACACCATTTAAAAGTCAAGTATAATGCTCCCAGAAATCCAGAACTTCTGGAGGGTAAGTTGAGTTGTGAACAAAGATCATCACCAACAATGTAAGAGATTCAGGctccaaaaagaaaacaagGCCATGTAAAGGACCGGACATAACCCTCTGTTTGAAAATTGGAACATAAGCGTGTTTGGCATTTTTAAGAGACTAAGGTTGCTGTTCTTGATTATAATATTAAGCTTGAGTTGCGTAGCTCAAGATTGGAGAGCTTTATAGGCAAACGGTGCAACTGCATTTGAAACAACTTATGACCTAGATCTGCCGAACTTTTGTCAGCATTCCAAGATTGGCCATCAGGGTGAGCAGCTGCAGACCCCGCAAGGTAAAATTGAAGCATGGATGTGTTAAGTCAAATTAATTTCCTCTTCAGGTCAACACCATCACATCCACATGGGCAATTGTCCAAAATAGCCCTCAAATTTCCATCTTTCATAAATGGCATCCCTTTTGaccaattattttaaaagcttcTTCTGGTACATCCCAGGACTGATACCGATACCAAAACAAAAACTTTTAACTTTAAATAACACATTTGAACTACCAACTTTTTGGGCTTTCTCAATGAAACGTTGAAAGGGTTGGACCTGGCCTGCCTACAACCAAAGCGTTAGAAGCCCTTAATTAAGGAGGCCTTTAGTAAATCTGGAGTGTTCCCTAGCTTGATTCTTTCTTTGCTTCCGTCGCTCAGTGCATCCCCACTACCGCCCCTAACAAACTTTCTGTCTAACTGTCGAGATCTCTTGCTCGGTGTGCTCGTTAGCCAAGACAACGACCAAGATTGTACAAAAATTGAGAGTAATGAGCATGGAGCAACCAAGGCAATACTCACGAAGGCATGAGCATAAACGAGCTTCTCAGAGGTCAAATTCGAAGAAACAAAGCAGCGCATAGAAGAATGCAAGTTGAAACTTTAAGAAACTATCAATGTAAAcatcaataaaatattgaagTCTGAGTATTCATTACAAAAATGTAAAACAAAGAAAttcaaaagaaataattaaataaataatttacaggCTGCCTTAAGTTTCAATTGGTATTTTTTTGGGATAAATACCCATT
This DNA window, taken from Benincasa hispida cultivar B227 chromosome 6, ASM972705v1, whole genome shotgun sequence, encodes the following:
- the LOC120079771 gene encoding uncharacterized protein LOC120079771, with protein sequence MADHSLIVSETALSLVDHTLVIGQEFPDVETCRRMLKDIAIAMHFDIRIVKSDRSRFIAKCSKEGCPWRVHVAKCPGVPTFTVRTLHGEHTCEGVRNLHHQQASVGWVARSVAAQVRDNPQYKPKEILRDIRDQHGVAVSYMQAWRGKERSMAALHGTFEEGYRLLPAYCEQIRKTNPGSIASVFATGQENCFQRLFISYRASIYGFINACRPLLELDRAHLKGKYLGALLCAAVVDADDSLFPLATAVVDVESDENWMWFMSELRKLLGVNTDSMPRLTILSERQRGIVEAVETHFPSAFHGFCLRYVSENFRDTFKNTKLVNIFWNAVYALTAAEFDSKIAEMVEISQEVITWFQHFPPQLWAVAYFEGVRYGHFTLGVTELLYNWALECHELPIVQMMEHIRNEMASWFNERREMGMRWTSILVPSAEKRIAEAIADARCYQVLRANEVEFEIVSTERTNIVEIHSRVCSCRRWQLYGLPCAHAAAALMSCGQNAHLFAEPCFTVASFRETYSQMIYPILDKSLWKEPGEGAEGGGAKVDITIRPPKVRRPPGRPKKKVLRVENLKRPKRIVQCGRCHLLGHSQKKCTMPM